Proteins found in one Planococcus citri chromosome 2, ihPlaCitr1.1, whole genome shotgun sequence genomic segment:
- the Gdi gene encoding rab GDP dissociation inhibitor beta, which produces MDEEYDAVVLGTGLKECIISGMLSVSGKKVLHIDRNKYYGGESASITPLADLFERFQAPAPDETTYGKGRDWNVDLIPKFLMANGSLVKLLIKTGVTRYLEFKSVEGSYVYKSGKIYKVPVDQKEALASDLMGMFEKRRFRNFLCFVQDFDENDPATWKGVDPKRTTVSELYDKFGLDKNTQDFTGHALALYRDDDYLSTTLSETIRRIKLYSDSLARYGKSPYLYPMYGLGELPQGFARLSAIYGGTYMLDKPVDEIVFEGDKIVGVRSGSEVVRCKQVYCDPSYVPDRVKKIGQVIRCICLLDHPIPNIKDALSCQIIIPQKQVNRKSDIYVSQVSYTHQVAAKGWFVAMVSTTVETSDPEAEIRPGLELLGRIRQKFVTVSDYFVPTDLGNDSQLFISTSYDATTHFETVCNDVLEIFKRGTGEDFDFSKVKLEGGEEEQ; this is translated from the coding sequence ATGGATGAAGAATACGATGCCGTCGTTTTGGGAACTGGTCTGAAAGAATGTATTATCAGTGGAATGTTATCGGTTTCCGGTAAAAAAGTTTTACATATCGATCGCAACAAGTACTATGGCGGTGAATCAGCATCCATCACACCGTTAGCAGATTTATTCGAGCGTTTTCAAGCACCAGCGCCCGATGAAACAACATATGGTAAAGGCAGAGACTGGAATGTAGATTTAATCCCTAAATTCTTGATGGCTAACGGAAGCTTAGTGAAACTGTTGATTAAAACCGGGGTTACTAGATATTTAGAATTCAAATCAGTCGAAGGCAGTTACGTATACAAATCGGGTAAAATCTACAAAGTACCAGTCGATCAAAAAGAAGCTTTGGCATCCGATTTGATGGGTATGTTTGAGAAGAGACGATTTCGAAATTTCCTCTGTTTTGTACAagatttcgacgaaaatgatcCAGCTACATGGAAAGGTGTCGATCCTAAACGAACCACTGTTTCGGAATTATACGATAAATTCGGTTTGGATAAGAATACTCAAGACTTTACCGGTCATGCGTTAGCTTTGTACCGTGACGATGATTACTTGAGTACCACGTTATCCGAAACTATTAGAAGAATAAAGTTATACAGCGATTCGTTAGCTAGATACGGAAAGTCGCCGTATTTATATCCGATGTACGGCCTAGGCGAATTACCTCAAGGATTTGCTCGTTTAAGCGCTATTTACGGTGGAACCTATATGTTAGACAAACCCGTAGACGAAATAGTTTTCGAAGGGGATAAAATAGTCGGAGTTCGTTCCGGATCTGAAGTAGTACGTTGCAAGCAGGTGTATTGTGATCCGTCGTATGTTCCTGATCGTGTCAAGAAAATCGGCCAAGTTATCCGATGCATTTGTTTATTGGATCATCCCATTCCAAACATCAAGGATGCGTTATCCTGTCAGATCATCATTCCCCAAAAACAAGTTAATCGTAAATCCGATATCTACGTTTCGCAAGTCAGCTATACTCATCAAGTCGCTGCTAAAGGCTGGTTCGTTGCTATGGTATCCACCACTGTCGAAACCAGCGACCCAGAAGCTGAAATCAGACCAGGGCTTGAACTTTTGGGACGTATAAGACAGAAGTTCGTCACTGTATCGGATTATTTTGTACCTACAGACCTCGGAAATGATAGTCAACTATTCATATCAACTTCTTACGATGCTACTACTCACTTTGAAACTGTTTGTAACGATGTATTAGAAATATTCAAACGTGGAACTGGCGAAGATTTCGATTTCTCTAAGGTCAAATTAGAAGGCGGCGAGGAAGAACAGTGA